The genomic segment CACCTCTCTTCACATATCCTCTCATATTCTTGAGAGGATTTTAACTAGTTTTTTactactcctctctcctcatctctctgatgttctcttcccttctcttccCTCCAGTAACATGGCGAATGCCCTGGCGAACGCCATGTGTGAGCGCTGCAAGGGGACCTTCGCTCCGGCCGAGAAGATAGTGAACAGCAATGGGGAACTTTACCATGAGCAGTGTTTTGTCTGTGCTCAATGTTTCCAGCAGTTCCCAGAGGGACTTTTCTACGAGGTGAGgtctccatctatccatctgtctgtctgtctatgaaGATTATGCCCATTATGTTTAAGATGGAAGTATGGTTCCTACATGTTCACTGAGTTAGCCATAACTTAGTTATGCTTCAGTACAATCGTCATGCAAGGAGACAAACCATAAACAGTATAATCATCATTAACCAAAGGCATAAACTGCCTGATGCCAATATGTTTAATGCATTGTTTTATCTCAAATTgagcatgtttttatttttgcagTTTGAAGGCAGAAAATACTGTGAGCATGACTTTCAGATGTTATTCGCTCCATGCTGTCACCAATGTGGTGGGTAAAAGATTTCTCCTATTATGTTATGATGCTGGATCATAACCGCTGTCTTTAATAATTCTTACATGCACACTTCTAACTTCTTCTAATTCCAAACtatttacaataaaataataaatacaaatattcaTCTCTCAGGCGAGTTCATTATTGGCCGTGTCATCAAGGCTATGAACAACAGCTGGCACCCAGACTGTTTCTGCTGTGACATCTGTCAAGATGTGCTTGCTGATGTGGGCTTTGTCAAGAATGCTGGTCGGTAAGTATGCagactgatgcacacacactctagatGTGTGGACACTCCTGTCCCTACTCGAATCATCATTTATTTACTTCACTTACTCTTCCTATTGTTCTTTTTCACTCCTGCCATCAGGCACTTGTGTCGTCCGTGCCACAACCGTGAGAAGGCCCGTGGGATGGGCAAGTACATGTGTCAGAAGTGTCACGCCATCATCGAGGAGAAGCCACTTCTCTTCAAAAATGACTCCTACCACCCTGATCATTTCAGCTGCAACAATTGCGGGTGCagctcgcaacacacacacatacatacatactgccCACCTCCTGACAGACAAAGAACGTCTGTTGTAGTTCTACATCAAATAGGATTTGAACATTGTAGTGGACAATATTACATATTGGCTTCATTAAACCACAACCAAATGTATCCAGACATAACACACGTGTGTCAAGATTTGATAACAGTAGAATAAATATAAGCAAAGCTTTGCACAgctataaatacaaaaaaaattccTAACTGGTTCTTCTACTTTTTAGGAAGGAGTTAACATCGGATGCCAGGGAGTTGAAGGGCGAGCTGTACTGCCTTCCCTGCCATGACAAGATGGGGGTTCCAATCTGTGGAGCCTGCCGCAGACCGATCGAGGGCCGTGTGGTCAACGCAATGGGCAAACAATGGCATGTGGAGGTATGCTAAGGGAAAGAAGCTACCCTATTAATGAGTTTCTTTATCATTATTTATGCAATTTATACAAATCCTAACTTTTCTATGTGTCAGATGTAATCTGCTATTAGCTCTGGTAGTAATTTGCTTCATAAAATGTAATGAAAGTCAGTTCATTAGTCATTAATCAACATAAAAAGAACCAACATGTAGGCTTATGTAGGTTGACAAGACTAAGAGCTAAAGTTCTTAAGGACAAACGGCTGTTCATGAATATAGCCTTCGAATATATGCCCAACAGAAAACATGGGACATTTTTGCGTTTGTAGAGAACAAAGAATGACGTGATGACACTGGTTCCCTCTGGTGGAGGGATAGAGACAGAATGACTTTCATAGATAAAATGAGGAAGAAAAAACTTTTTTGGCACATGCATCGCATTTTCTACTTCCTTGTGGTTACAAAAATCTCCTACTGGTATTGAACCTCTAGTCTCGAACACACCATAATGtgtgttcttaatgttttaatGATCTTATAATCTTATTGTCAGAAGTATTCCCTGTTGCCCTCTGTATGTTACTCTCTTGACCTTAGTTTGCCCATTGTCACACGTTTTCTTCTCCCTCTTCACACCTGTCTTTTATTAAGTTAAGAAACAAAGTTTCCAAAGTAGGAAAGTTTCCAAAGTTTCCtataaaaaataattcaaaAGGACAAACTATGTGGATGCTAAAATAACCAGGAACACTTCTGGGAATTTAGGCTAATCATTTGAGCATGGCTTGTTTTTTGTTCCAGCATTTTGTGTGTGCCAAGTGTGAGAAACCTTTCCTGGGGCATCGCCATTATGAACGCAAAGGCCTGGCATACTGCGAGGTCCACTACAACCAGGTAAATTCCAGAATAAGGCCCCACTCTATGGTGGGATACATTTCCAAATGTAGGTGATATGATTCCTTTTAATGGCAGTAATTTCCAGCCTGCGATTTAAGGCAGTTTTaagatttgtgtgtttttcttttgattACAGTACTTTGTATTAAGACTTTAAGTACGGCCTTCTGCATTGTTTATCCTTTCTTCAGCTGTTTGGGGATGTTTGCTACCACTGTAACCGTGTCATTGAGGGAGATGGTAGGTACACTCAAATGTGTTAGtaattttgtttttatgtatgcatgtatacactTGGGTGTGCATATaaaggcctacacacacaagtgtgtatgtatatacagtatataaatatacatatatctatataaattaATGCAAGAATATGTGCTCCTCCATGATTTAGTGGTGTCGGCCCTAAACAAAGCCTGGTGTATCAACTGTTTCTCCTGTTCCACCTGCAACACCAAGCTCACTCTCAAGTAAGTCTGTCAACATTATGATCTGTAGCGTTCTGCAACATCCTCATCAATGTGCTTCCTCATTGCCTCCTTATCCTTCTTCCCCTCTGCAtgactttcatttcttctgcTTTATTCACTTCCCTTCATGTGCTTTTTGCTTATCTAAACATCTTCTCTTTCAACTCCCTTTTCATGCTGGCTTCTGGGTTCTGGCAGAGATAAATTTGTAGAGGTGGATCTGAAACCAGTATGTAAGCGCTGCTATGATCGAATGCCAGAAGACATGAGATACCGGTTGTCGAGGACCGAGCACAACTCCAAAGACAAGAAGAAAAAGTTATTCATCCCCATTTGCCTCTAATTATTTTACCATCCATCTCTGCTTGATTCCATGTGCTTTGGTTAGTCTCAATCTTTATTTTCTTCCATCAATTTCATCTTGATTGTTTCAATGTAATTATGCGGCTCTTTATACTGCAAAATATGGCGTACTCACTTTCCTTTAGACTTGAAATAAGGAGTATGGTATTATAGAATGTATAATGTAGTTAATGGTTGTAATAAGACACATTCATTATAGCAATAGTTTGGGGaaatactttattatttatttttcaaaccaAATAACAGTCCAGATTGTCAAGAATTTGACTACATCTCTTTGTATCACAATTTCCTCTGCTTTACAAACAGGGGGGGCCCATTCACTGTATCTATTTCTCCAACACTGGATTTTCTGGATGATTGGTGCACGATGAAGCCTTCATCACTTCTGTTTGATCTTCTATGAGTGTATACTTAGAAGAGCACCCCTTATGCACCCACTCTCTGTTGCAAATGTGGTCTTTGGCAAAATAGGATCATATGATAATGCTGTTACACTCTGTTTTTATATACAACCGTTTTTCTTAtgatattaacaatattatatttccaaaaataaataataaatactggTAAGT from the Gadus macrocephalus chromosome 20, ASM3116895v1 genome contains:
- the LOC132448193 gene encoding LIM and senescent cell antigen-like-containing domain protein 1 isoform X3; translation: MNALQLKELCNSHLYRRRQERPDSNGILSRHSLGNMANALANAMCERCKGTFAPAEKIVNSNGELYHEQCFVCAQCFQQFPEGLFYEFEGRKYCEHDFQMLFAPCCHQCGEFIIGRVIKAMNNSWHPDCFCCDICQDVLADVGFVKNAGRHLCRPCHNREKARGMGKYMCQKCHAIIEEKPLLFKNDSYHPDHFSCNNCGKELTSDARELKGELYCLPCHDKMGVPICGACRRPIEGRVVNAMGKQWHVEHFVCAKCEKPFLGHRHYERKGLAYCEVHYNQLFGDVCYHCNRVIEGDVVSALNKAWCINCFSCSTCNTKLTLKDKFVEVDLKPVCKRCYDRMPEDMRYRLSRTEHNSKDKKKKLFIPICL
- the LOC132448193 gene encoding LIM and senescent cell antigen-like-containing domain protein 1 isoform X4; the protein is MNALQLKELCNSHLYRRRQERPDSNGILSRHSLGNMANALANAMCERCKGTFAPAEKIVNSNGELYHEQCFVCAQCFQQFPEGLFYEFEGRKYCEHDFQMLFAPCCHQCGEFIIGRVIKAMNNSWHPDCFCCDICQDVLADVGFVKNAGRHLCRPCHNREKARGMGKYMCQKCHAIIEEKPLLFKNDSYHPDHFSCNNCGKELTSDARELKGELYCLPCHDKMGVPICGACRRPIEGRVVNAMGKQWHVEHFVCAKCEKPFLGHRHYERKGLAYCEVHYNQLFGDVCYHCNRVIEGDVVSALNKAWCINCFSCSTCNTKLTLKNKFVEFDMKPVCKKCYQKFPLELKKRLKKLSEPMPRK
- the LOC132448193 gene encoding LIM and senescent cell antigen-like-containing domain protein 1 isoform X2, translated to MNGRTLPPLIPEDGECPDPPRRGVGEEPGGLRFGDSGEAEVPVSKAQRRKSDVKVYKEFCDFYARFNMANALANAMCERCKGTFAPAEKIVNSNGELYHEQCFVCAQCFQQFPEGLFYEFEGRKYCEHDFQMLFAPCCHQCGEFIIGRVIKAMNNSWHPDCFCCDICQDVLADVGFVKNAGRHLCRPCHNREKARGMGKYMCQKCHAIIEEKPLLFKNDSYHPDHFSCNNCGKELTSDARELKGELYCLPCHDKMGVPICGACRRPIEGRVVNAMGKQWHVEHFVCAKCEKPFLGHRHYERKGLAYCEVHYNQLFGDVCYHCNRVIEGDVVSALNKAWCINCFSCSTCNTKLTLKNKFVEFDMKPVCKKCYQKFPLELKKRLKKLSEPMPRK
- the LOC132448193 gene encoding LIM and senescent cell antigen-like-containing domain protein 1 isoform X1; translated protein: MNGRTLPPLIPEDGECPDPPRRGVGEEPGGLRFGDSGEAEVPVSKAQRRKSDVKVYKEFCDFYARFNMANALANAMCERCKGTFAPAEKIVNSNGELYHEQCFVCAQCFQQFPEGLFYEFEGRKYCEHDFQMLFAPCCHQCGEFIIGRVIKAMNNSWHPDCFCCDICQDVLADVGFVKNAGRHLCRPCHNREKARGMGKYMCQKCHAIIEEKPLLFKNDSYHPDHFSCNNCGKELTSDARELKGELYCLPCHDKMGVPICGACRRPIEGRVVNAMGKQWHVEHFVCAKCEKPFLGHRHYERKGLAYCEVHYNQLFGDVCYHCNRVIEGDVVSALNKAWCINCFSCSTCNTKLTLKDKFVEVDLKPVCKRCYDRMPEDMRYRLSRTEHNSKDKKKKLFIPICL